From Bacteroides uniformis:
GCAGGTCATGGAGCGCTATTCTCCTCATGAGTACGATGCCATCACCATATTCAATTCAGACAACAAAGTTGTTCCTAACGCATTAGAGCTTTTCAACAATGCCTACTACTCCGGATGTGATGCCATCCAAGCCCACCGCATGACGGAAAACCTGAATACTAACATCGCCGTATTAAACGCCACCAGCGAAGAAATCAACAACCACCTCTTCCGCAAGGCACATACGGCACTGGGATTCTCCTCCGCCCTCATCGGTTCGGGCATGATGTTTGATTTTGAGATGTTCCAGGAAATCGCTCCCAGATTATCAGGAAGCGATTTGGCCAAAGCTACAGAAATGGAACTTCTGAAGGAAAACATATATACCGAATACATGGAAGAAATAGTCTGCTATTGCAAAAAGACGGACGATACATCGGGGTACAGCAAAGAACGCCAGCGCTGGTTGGGCTCACAGTACCGCAGCTCCATACTGGCATTGCAACAATTTCCGATAGCATTCTTACAAGGAAAGTGGGATTTATGCGAAAAATTATTCCAATGGCTACTTCCATCCCGTTTCCTGCTCATCTTATATATCACGATATGTGCCGTAGCAATGACGTTTCTGGAGTGGCCGCTTGCTACAAAATGGTATGCACTTTTAGCCGTTTTATTCATCACTTTTTTGATGGCCATGCCCGAAGGGGAAATCAGCCGCAAATTCCGGAGCGCTTTCTGGTCTCTGCCCATATTGGTAGTCACCTCTTCCATGAGCCACATCACAAGAATCTTTAAACGGAAAAAGAAAAGAAAGGCAGCAAAATGAGAATCGCCATCGAAGCCCAACGCATTTTCCGCAAAGACAAGCATGGCATGGACTTTGTCATCCTGGAGACACTGAAAGAACTGCAAAAGCGGAAAGACGGTAATGAATATTACGTATTCGTTGCTCCGGGGGAGGACTGGTGCCTGGAAGAATCGGAAAACCTCCATATCATTGAGCTTCGCTGCCCTACTTATCCTTTGTGGGAGCAGATAGCATTGCCCCAGGCCGTCAGGAAGCTGAAAGCGGACTTGCTGCATTGTACATCGAATACAGCCCCGTTATGGTGTCCCGTCCCTTTGGTGCTGACGCTTCATGACATTATCTATTTGGAGCCGCGTCAGCATCGCAGTCCTTCCTTCTATCAGGAAATGGGATGGCATTACCGTCGCCTGATTGTTCCCCGCATCCTGAAGAAAGCAAGAAATATTATTACAGTTTCTCAGTTCGAGTGTACCCGCATACGCGAAGCGCTGCAACTTCCCAAAGAAGTCATTAAAGCCGTTTACAACGGCTACAGCGCTTACTTTACGATGCAGGAAACACCCGATGAGAGTATTGTGCAGAAATACATACCGCACCCAGACTTTCTTTTCTTTCTTGGAAATACAGACCCCAAAAAGAATGCGGCACGTACCCTGAAAGCATACGCGTTGTATCTGAAAGCATCCCAAACGAAACGCCCCCTTCTCATTGCCGATTTAAAAGAAGAATATATCGACCAGCTTCTTCAGCAAGAAGGAATCACCGGGATAAAAGAACATCTGTATTATCCGGGATATATCGGCAACAAAGATTTAGCAACCCTTTATAATGCAGCATTTGCATTTCTCTATCCTTCCTTGCGTGAAAGTTTCGGGATTCCGATACTGGAGGCTATGGCTTGCGGCACTCCCGTAGTGACGGGCAACGTTTCGGCAATGCCCGAAGTAGCCGGTAAAGGTGCCATTTTAGTCGACCCTCAAGAACCGCAAAAAATAGCAGATGCCTTGCTACGCCTGGAAAATGATGCGACACTCTATCAGCAACAAGTAAATTACAGTCTGGAACGTGTAAAACTGTTCTCCTGGAAACACACTGCAGAAGAATATGTAAAGATATATCACTGTATTCACCAGTAACCGGCAAACATCATGAGAGACTTCATCATCACCAGCCTGCAAACATGGGACATCGAAATAGGTAGTACCATCAAGAATACTGCATTGGAAATTTCAAAGCAGAACCGAGTGCTCTACATAAACACTCCGATGGACATTTCCATCCGGCTGAGAGGGAACAGACAATCTCCGTCCTACATCCGGCGCATGGCTGTCATCAAGGGAGAGACTTCACCGCTCCGGCAAATCAACGCCAACATGTGGGTGCTGGACTGTCCTTTCATGTTGTTCTCGGCCAACTTCCTACCTGCACCGCTTTTCAATATCGTCAACAGAAAAAACAATGCCCGCATAGCCCGATGGATTGTAGAGCAGGCTGCCGCGCTCGACTTCAAAAATTACATCCACCTTATCGATACAGACATTTACCGCAGCCGCTATCTAAAGGAGTATATCCATCCGTCTGTTAGCATCTATTACCGGCGCGACTACGTCATAGGCGAAGCCTACTGGCGCAGGCACGGCACCCGTCTTGAACCGGAACTGGCTGCTTCGGCCGACCTTGTTCTGGCAAACTCCACCCGTTTTGCCGCAGAGTTGCAAGCCTACAATCCCCATACCTACCCCATCGAAA
This genomic window contains:
- a CDS encoding glycosyltransferase family 2 protein; the protein is MNDIFSIFNPDWWMDENNNALQMTDAVLFLLLAIPVAYLFIYALASLRKYKNPYPPSPKRHRFLVLFVVLKNGKEVIESINHFLDTQTYPREKYDIAVAATQLSEEDLVTLLQMPVNIVVPDKEHCTKIYAIQQVMERYSPHEYDAITIFNSDNKVVPNALELFNNAYYSGCDAIQAHRMTENLNTNIAVLNATSEEINNHLFRKAHTALGFSSALIGSGMMFDFEMFQEIAPRLSGSDLAKATEMELLKENIYTEYMEEIVCYCKKTDDTSGYSKERQRWLGSQYRSSILALQQFPIAFLQGKWDLCEKLFQWLLPSRFLLILYITICAVAMTFLEWPLATKWYALLAVLFITFLMAMPEGEISRKFRSAFWSLPILVVTSSMSHITRIFKRKKKRKAAK
- a CDS encoding glycosyltransferase family 4 protein; protein product: MRIAIEAQRIFRKDKHGMDFVILETLKELQKRKDGNEYYVFVAPGEDWCLEESENLHIIELRCPTYPLWEQIALPQAVRKLKADLLHCTSNTAPLWCPVPLVLTLHDIIYLEPRQHRSPSFYQEMGWHYRRLIVPRILKKARNIITVSQFECTRIREALQLPKEVIKAVYNGYSAYFTMQETPDESIVQKYIPHPDFLFFLGNTDPKKNAARTLKAYALYLKASQTKRPLLIADLKEEYIDQLLQQEGITGIKEHLYYPGYIGNKDLATLYNAAFAFLYPSLRESFGIPILEAMACGTPVVTGNVSAMPEVAGKGAILVDPQEPQKIADALLRLENDATLYQQQVNYSLERVKLFSWKHTAEEYVKIYHCIHQ
- a CDS encoding glycosyltransferase, with amino-acid sequence MRDFIITSLQTWDIEIGSTIKNTALEISKQNRVLYINTPMDISIRLRGNRQSPSYIRRMAVIKGETSPLRQINANMWVLDCPFMLFSANFLPAPLFNIVNRKNNARIARWIVEQAAALDFKNYIHLIDTDIYRSRYLKEYIHPSVSIYYRRDYVIGEAYWRRHGTRLEPELAASADLVLANSTRFAAELQAYNPHTYPIETGVNLKLYNPAKKYETPGDMQDIPRPIIGYMGTINSTRLDGDLLYQIISQRPDYSFVFTGPEDDIFRRNRIHSLKNAYFTGQKKVDELPAYIAAYDVCINPQMVNEITDGNYPLKIDEYLAMGKPTVATSTHTMRHIFANHTHLATTPEEWLSAIDRAVTEADDEELAKQRIAFAETHSWGHSVKKIYDIIDNFLKEKAT